A single Nicotiana tabacum cultivar K326 chromosome 5, ASM71507v2, whole genome shotgun sequence DNA region contains:
- the LOC142180865 gene encoding uncharacterized protein LOC142180865 → MYGRPRIRRGALIYDKAQELGRKVLSMRAWRSSGDVICMWTITAECIRLAARELVGVSEGFSGGHKGDWWWSKEVQEKVKAKKVAYLKLVESMDDEAKWMNMEGYKRAKKEAKLAVTMAKTIAFVYDELRAKVGTRSYTG, encoded by the coding sequence ATGTATGGTCGACCTAGGATCAGGCGGGGTGCCTTGATTTATGATAAAGCGCAAGAATTGGGGCGAAAGGTGCTGTCTATGAGAGCCTGGAGGAGCAGTGGAGACGTGATCTGTATGTGGACCATTACAGCGGAGTGTATTAGATTAGCTGCAAGGGAGCTGGTAGGAGTCTCGGAGGGCTTCTCTGGCGGCCACAAAGGTGACTGGTGGTGGAGTAAGGAGGTACAAGAGAAAGTGAAAGCTAAGAAAGTGGCGTACTTGAAGCTTGTAGAGAGCATGGACGATGAGGCAAAATGGATGAACATGGAGGGGTATAAGAGGGCTAAGAAGGAGGCGAAGTTAGCGGTTACGATGGCTAAGACTATTGCATTTGTGTATGACGAGCTTAGGGCCAAAGTGGGGACAAGAAGTTATACAGGCTAG